In one window of Synchiropus splendidus isolate RoL2022-P1 chromosome 15, RoL_Sspl_1.0, whole genome shotgun sequence DNA:
- the emg1 gene encoding ribosomal RNA small subunit methyltransferase NEP1 gives MAAENGKKRGLEHLDEYEPKPAKHLRSLHDRMMERRLVVVLEGASLETVKVGKTFELLNCDQHKNMIIKSGRDPGHIRPDIAHQCLLMLMDSPLNRAGLLQVYVHTEKNALIEINPQTRIPRTFTRFCGLMVQLLHKLSVRAADGPQKLLRMIKNPVSDHLPPGCPRIATSFSAGEPVCPRTLVPEGPAAVVIGAFAHGAVNVDYTEKTVSISNYPLSGALTCAKICSAFEEVWGVK, from the exons ATGGCGGCCGAGAACGGAAAGAAGCGTGGTCTCGAACATTTGGACGAATATGAACCTAAACCGGCCAAACATCTGCGGAGTCTCCACGATCGGATGATGGAGCGGCGGTTGGTGGTCGTCCTGGAAGGTGCGTCGCTGGAGACGGTCAAG GTTGGGAAAACCTTTGAGTTGTTAAATTGTGACCAACATAAGAACATGATCATCAAGAGTGGAAGAGATCCAGGACACATCAGACCAGACATCGCACACCAG TGCCTGTTGATGCTGATGGACAGTCCGCTCAACAGGGCGGGGCTGCTGCAGGTTTATGTCCACACAGAGAAAAACGCTTTGATCGAGATCAATCCGCAGACCCGCATCCCCAGAACCTTCACCCGCTTCTGCGGCCTCATGG TCCAGCTTCTCCATAAGCTGAGTGTCCGAGCCGCTGACGGTCCGCAGAAGCTGCTGAGGATGATCAAAAACCCGGTGTCGGACCACCTGCCGCCCGGCTGTCCCCGGATAGCCACCTCCTTCTCTGCTGGAGAGCCTGTCTGTCCCAGAACGTTAGTGCCTGAAGGGCCAGCAGCAGTGGTGATTGGAGCATTTGCACATGGAGCG GTGAATGTGGACTACACTGAGAAAACGGTGTCCATCAGCAACTATCCACTGTCTGGAGCTCTGACCTGTGCCAAAATCTGCTCGGCCTTCGAGGAGGTCTGGGGGGTCAAGTGA
- the kel gene encoding kell blood group glycoprotein isoform X2 — MSHTSKELELSVQPSSHCDAERGRQPPPLPPAQDPAEARLWFDLQQVPLAQQQSGSPPQSPKRQQLILLLVLGFCSCAAVLGLVYYISCGPSDLAAPCLSQACQWASTLINKSADPFTRPCDYFLFSCGSERPPPDSRARQRKKGVLGPAWSTDELDRSAVLLRYLRGVLESNYGNDSSAVQKTRWFYTSCLDTSSINAAGAEPFLALVEELGGWAVMGKWNQTDFNSTLLNVLMRDFSTFPFFNVFVGKDPRDSGSNKSRRYIQIDQPDLMIPIEWNSKTQKSRANTQSLRLFLASCQKYLSLLGVPTGSSMMHVWTFVSLSSELAVAAAPLGHRLSQGQLHQRLRIGELQVQAPAIDWLDCLRTVFHPHPFTEEDLVLVHNLPYIVQMSQTIAKWMKKQDLRTSGPLNTYMILNLLHTLMPALDSRFSLTARNVSASWRDSDGVVPRWKRCVLETEKGFDAVLKHLLRELATHREAGEMVQNMFSSLKTELQELKWKNETAQQYIMKKVQSLSAGLEMSTEIPSLGELDLMFARVSVSRLNFFSNYVRLLSLWQQRRCQLLMDPTDRADAVEFSRPSLSVTPTLQENRLVFPMGMFVPPLFHPTYPRAVNYGVMGFLVAKDVLHLLLPHIWFQSDSVRNVGECVWAHYLSVTGGSGGVGALSQEQQQEVWVQQTALQVALKGYDKSLKRNPTDSSISGLSHSRLLLTSFSQITCAADPSHPLMPLHSSFLVSSICADSPLCPSRLQCLDTTDQHLPC, encoded by the exons ATGAGCCACACTTCAAAAGAACTTGAG CTATCAGTTCAACCGTCGTCACATTGTGATGCTGAGCGGGGGCGCCAGCCACCTCCTCTCCCCCCGGCCCAGGACCCTGCTGAGGCCCGCCTCTGGTTCGACCTCCAGCAGGTCCCTCTGGCACAGCAGCAGTCCGGTTCGCCGCCTCAGAGTCCCAAGCGACAGCAGCTGATCCTGCTGCTGGTCCTGGGGTTCTGCTCATGTGCTGCCGTTCTGGGGCTTGTTTACTACATCAGTTGCGGCCCATCCGACCTCG CCGCCCCATGTCTCTCGCAGGCCTGCCAGTGGGCCTCCACTCTCATCAACAAGTCTGCAGACCCGTTCACCCGACCCTGCGACTACTTCCTGTTCTCGTGTGGTTCTGAAAGACCTCCACCCGACAGCCGGGCCAGGCAGAGAAAGAAGGGGGTCCTGGGCCCTGCATGGTCGACTGATGAGCTGGACCGGTCGGCAGTCCTGCTGCGATATCTCAGGGGGGTTTTAG AATCCAACTACGGAAATGACAGCTCAGCCGTACAGAAGACAAGATGGTTctacacttcctgtctggacaCTAGCTCTATCAACGCGGCCGGAGCAGAACCCTTCCTGGCACTGGTAGAAGAG CTTGGTGGGTGGGCCGTGATGGGCAAGTGGAACCAGACGGACTTCAACTCCACACTCCTGAACGTCCTGATGAGGGACTTCTCCACCTTTCCCTTCTTCAACGTCTTTGTGGGCAAAGACCCTCGTGACTCTGGAAGTAACAAATCCAGGAGATACATCCAG ATCGACCAGCCAGATCTGATGATCCCCATCGAGTGGAACAGCAAGACCCAGAAGTCTCGGGCCAATACTCAG AGCCTGCGGTTGTTCCTGGCCAGCTGTCAGAAGTACCTGTCCTTGCTCGGAGTGCCCACTGGCAGCAGCATGATGCACGTGTGGACCTTTGTGTCGCTGTCGTCGGAGCTGGCTgtggctgctgctcctctgggcCACCGTCTGTCTCAGGGTCAGCTTCACCAGCGTTTGAGAATCGGAGAGTTGCAG GTCCAGGCGCCGGCCATCGACTGGCTGGATTGCTTGAGGACGGTTTTCCATCCGCACCCCTTCACTGAAGAAGACCTCGTCCTGGTGCATAACCTGCCCTACATCGTCCAAATGTCCCAAACCATCGCCAAGTGGATGAAGAAACAAGACCTGCGCACCAG TGGACCCCTCAACACCTACATGATCCTGAACCTGCTCCACACCCTCATGCCTGCGCTGGACTCCAGGTTCTCCCTGACAGCCAGGAATGTATCCGCTTCATGGAGAGACTCTGACGGG GTAGTTCCTCGCTGGAAACGCTGTGTGCTGGAAACTGAAAAGGGATTTGATGCGGTTCTGAAGCATCTTCTCAGAGAACTGGCCACGCACCGAGAG GCTGGCGAGATGGTCCAGAACATGTTCTCCTCTCTCAAGACCGAACTACAAGAACTCAAGTGGAAAAATGAGACGGCTCAGCAGTATATAATGAAAAAG GTTCAGTCTCTTTCTGCCGGTCTGGAGATGAGCACAGAGATTCCCAGCCTGGGCGAGCTCGACCTGATGTTTGCAAGG GTGTCTGTGAGCAGATTGAACTTCTTCTCCAACTATGTCCGACTACTTTCTCTGTGGCAACAGAGACGCTGTCAACTGCTGATGGACCCGACTGACAGAGCGGACGC TGTTGAATTTTCCCGTCCTAGTTTGTCAGTGACTCCGACCCTTCAGGAAAACCGACTTGTCTTTCCCATGGGGATGTTTGtccctcctctcttccaccCCACTTATCCCAG GGCAGTGAACTACGGCGTGATGGGTTTCCTAGTCGCCAAAGATGtcctccatctgctgcttcCCCACA TCTGGTTCCAGAGCGACTCGGTCCGGAATGTGGGCGAGTGTGTGTGGGCTCACTACCTGAGTGTGACCGGAGGGTCAGGTGGTGTTGGAGCGCTGTCtcaggagcagcagcaagaaGTCTGGGTGCAGCAGACcgccctgcaggtggcgctaaAG GGTTATGATAAGAGCCTGAAGAGGAACCCGACCGACTCGTCCATATCTGGGCTTTCTCACTCCCGACTGCTCCTGACCTCCTTCTCACAG ATCACCTGTGCTGCCGATCCCTCCCACCCACTGATGCCGCTGCACTCATCCTTCCTGGTCTCCTCCATCTGTGCAGACTCTCCTCTGTGTCCTTCCAGACTGCAGTGTCTGGACACGACCGACCAGCACCTACCATGCTGA
- the kel gene encoding kell blood group glycoprotein isoform X3, giving the protein MSHTSKELELSVQPSSHCDAERGRQPPPLPPAQDPAEARLWFDLQQVPLAQQQSGSPPQSPKRQQLILLLVLGFCSCAAVLGLVYYISCGPSDLAAPCLSQACQWASTLINKSADPFTRPCDYFLFSCGSERPPPDSRARQRKKGVLGPAWSTDELDRSAVLLRYLRGVLESNYGNDSSAVQKTRWFYTSCLDTSSINAAGAEPFLALVEELGGWAVMGKWNQTDFNSTLLNVLMRDFSTFPFFNVFVGKDPRDSGSNKSRRYIQIDQPDLMIPIEWNSKTQKSRANTQSLRLFLASCQKYLSLLGVPTGSSMMHVWTFVSLSSELAVAAAPLGHRLSQGQLHQRLRIGELQVQAPAIDWLDCLRTVFHPHPFTEEDLVLVHNLPYIVQMSQTIAKWMKKQDLRTSGPLNTYMILNLLHTLMPALDSRFSLTARNVSASWRDSDGVVPRWKRCVLETEKGFDAVLKHLLRELATHREAGEMVQNMFSSLKTELQELKWKNETAQQYIMKKVQSLSAGLEMSTEIPSLGELDLMFARVSVSRLNFFSNYVRLLSLWQQRRCQLLMDPTDRADALSVTPTLQENRLVFPMGMFVPPLFHPTYPRAVNYGVMGFLVAKDVLHLLLPHIWFQSDSVRNVGECVWAHYLSVTGGSGGVGALSQEQQQEVWVQQTALQVALKGYDKSLKRNPTDSSISGLSHSRLLLTSFSQTLLCVLPDCSVWTRPTSTYHAEHTTEVISNTTSFKCLGELVCAVIMY; this is encoded by the exons ATGAGCCACACTTCAAAAGAACTTGAG CTATCAGTTCAACCGTCGTCACATTGTGATGCTGAGCGGGGGCGCCAGCCACCTCCTCTCCCCCCGGCCCAGGACCCTGCTGAGGCCCGCCTCTGGTTCGACCTCCAGCAGGTCCCTCTGGCACAGCAGCAGTCCGGTTCGCCGCCTCAGAGTCCCAAGCGACAGCAGCTGATCCTGCTGCTGGTCCTGGGGTTCTGCTCATGTGCTGCCGTTCTGGGGCTTGTTTACTACATCAGTTGCGGCCCATCCGACCTCG CCGCCCCATGTCTCTCGCAGGCCTGCCAGTGGGCCTCCACTCTCATCAACAAGTCTGCAGACCCGTTCACCCGACCCTGCGACTACTTCCTGTTCTCGTGTGGTTCTGAAAGACCTCCACCCGACAGCCGGGCCAGGCAGAGAAAGAAGGGGGTCCTGGGCCCTGCATGGTCGACTGATGAGCTGGACCGGTCGGCAGTCCTGCTGCGATATCTCAGGGGGGTTTTAG AATCCAACTACGGAAATGACAGCTCAGCCGTACAGAAGACAAGATGGTTctacacttcctgtctggacaCTAGCTCTATCAACGCGGCCGGAGCAGAACCCTTCCTGGCACTGGTAGAAGAG CTTGGTGGGTGGGCCGTGATGGGCAAGTGGAACCAGACGGACTTCAACTCCACACTCCTGAACGTCCTGATGAGGGACTTCTCCACCTTTCCCTTCTTCAACGTCTTTGTGGGCAAAGACCCTCGTGACTCTGGAAGTAACAAATCCAGGAGATACATCCAG ATCGACCAGCCAGATCTGATGATCCCCATCGAGTGGAACAGCAAGACCCAGAAGTCTCGGGCCAATACTCAG AGCCTGCGGTTGTTCCTGGCCAGCTGTCAGAAGTACCTGTCCTTGCTCGGAGTGCCCACTGGCAGCAGCATGATGCACGTGTGGACCTTTGTGTCGCTGTCGTCGGAGCTGGCTgtggctgctgctcctctgggcCACCGTCTGTCTCAGGGTCAGCTTCACCAGCGTTTGAGAATCGGAGAGTTGCAG GTCCAGGCGCCGGCCATCGACTGGCTGGATTGCTTGAGGACGGTTTTCCATCCGCACCCCTTCACTGAAGAAGACCTCGTCCTGGTGCATAACCTGCCCTACATCGTCCAAATGTCCCAAACCATCGCCAAGTGGATGAAGAAACAAGACCTGCGCACCAG TGGACCCCTCAACACCTACATGATCCTGAACCTGCTCCACACCCTCATGCCTGCGCTGGACTCCAGGTTCTCCCTGACAGCCAGGAATGTATCCGCTTCATGGAGAGACTCTGACGGG GTAGTTCCTCGCTGGAAACGCTGTGTGCTGGAAACTGAAAAGGGATTTGATGCGGTTCTGAAGCATCTTCTCAGAGAACTGGCCACGCACCGAGAG GCTGGCGAGATGGTCCAGAACATGTTCTCCTCTCTCAAGACCGAACTACAAGAACTCAAGTGGAAAAATGAGACGGCTCAGCAGTATATAATGAAAAAG GTTCAGTCTCTTTCTGCCGGTCTGGAGATGAGCACAGAGATTCCCAGCCTGGGCGAGCTCGACCTGATGTTTGCAAGG GTGTCTGTGAGCAGATTGAACTTCTTCTCCAACTATGTCCGACTACTTTCTCTGTGGCAACAGAGACGCTGTCAACTGCTGATGGACCCGACTGACAGAGCGGACGC TTTGTCAGTGACTCCGACCCTTCAGGAAAACCGACTTGTCTTTCCCATGGGGATGTTTGtccctcctctcttccaccCCACTTATCCCAG GGCAGTGAACTACGGCGTGATGGGTTTCCTAGTCGCCAAAGATGtcctccatctgctgcttcCCCACA TCTGGTTCCAGAGCGACTCGGTCCGGAATGTGGGCGAGTGTGTGTGGGCTCACTACCTGAGTGTGACCGGAGGGTCAGGTGGTGTTGGAGCGCTGTCtcaggagcagcagcaagaaGTCTGGGTGCAGCAGACcgccctgcaggtggcgctaaAG GGTTATGATAAGAGCCTGAAGAGGAACCCGACCGACTCGTCCATATCTGGGCTTTCTCACTCCCGACTGCTCCTGACCTCCTTCTCACAG ACTCTCCTCTGTGTCCTTCCAGACTGCAGTGTCTGGACACGACCGACCAGCACCTACCATGCTGAACACACTACTGAAGTCATCTCAAATACCACCTCTTTCAAATGTCTTGGAGAATTAGTTTGTGCTGTTATAATGTATTAG
- the kel gene encoding kell blood group glycoprotein isoform X1, whose protein sequence is MSHTSKELELSVQPSSHCDAERGRQPPPLPPAQDPAEARLWFDLQQVPLAQQQSGSPPQSPKRQQLILLLVLGFCSCAAVLGLVYYISCGPSDLAAPCLSQACQWASTLINKSADPFTRPCDYFLFSCGSERPPPDSRARQRKKGVLGPAWSTDELDRSAVLLRYLRGVLESNYGNDSSAVQKTRWFYTSCLDTSSINAAGAEPFLALVEELGGWAVMGKWNQTDFNSTLLNVLMRDFSTFPFFNVFVGKDPRDSGSNKSRRYIQIDQPDLMIPIEWNSKTQKSRANTQSLRLFLASCQKYLSLLGVPTGSSMMHVWTFVSLSSELAVAAAPLGHRLSQGQLHQRLRIGELQVQAPAIDWLDCLRTVFHPHPFTEEDLVLVHNLPYIVQMSQTIAKWMKKQDLRTSGPLNTYMILNLLHTLMPALDSRFSLTARNVSASWRDSDGVVPRWKRCVLETEKGFDAVLKHLLRELATHREAGEMVQNMFSSLKTELQELKWKNETAQQYIMKKVQSLSAGLEMSTEIPSLGELDLMFARVSVSRLNFFSNYVRLLSLWQQRRCQLLMDPTDRADAVEFSRPSLSVTPTLQENRLVFPMGMFVPPLFHPTYPRAVNYGVMGFLVAKDVLHLLLPHIWFQSDSVRNVGECVWAHYLSVTGGSGGVGALSQEQQQEVWVQQTALQVALKGYDKSLKRNPTDSSISGLSHSRLLLTSFSQTLLCVLPDCSVWTRPTSTYHAEHTTEVISNTTSFKCLGELVCAVIMY, encoded by the exons ATGAGCCACACTTCAAAAGAACTTGAG CTATCAGTTCAACCGTCGTCACATTGTGATGCTGAGCGGGGGCGCCAGCCACCTCCTCTCCCCCCGGCCCAGGACCCTGCTGAGGCCCGCCTCTGGTTCGACCTCCAGCAGGTCCCTCTGGCACAGCAGCAGTCCGGTTCGCCGCCTCAGAGTCCCAAGCGACAGCAGCTGATCCTGCTGCTGGTCCTGGGGTTCTGCTCATGTGCTGCCGTTCTGGGGCTTGTTTACTACATCAGTTGCGGCCCATCCGACCTCG CCGCCCCATGTCTCTCGCAGGCCTGCCAGTGGGCCTCCACTCTCATCAACAAGTCTGCAGACCCGTTCACCCGACCCTGCGACTACTTCCTGTTCTCGTGTGGTTCTGAAAGACCTCCACCCGACAGCCGGGCCAGGCAGAGAAAGAAGGGGGTCCTGGGCCCTGCATGGTCGACTGATGAGCTGGACCGGTCGGCAGTCCTGCTGCGATATCTCAGGGGGGTTTTAG AATCCAACTACGGAAATGACAGCTCAGCCGTACAGAAGACAAGATGGTTctacacttcctgtctggacaCTAGCTCTATCAACGCGGCCGGAGCAGAACCCTTCCTGGCACTGGTAGAAGAG CTTGGTGGGTGGGCCGTGATGGGCAAGTGGAACCAGACGGACTTCAACTCCACACTCCTGAACGTCCTGATGAGGGACTTCTCCACCTTTCCCTTCTTCAACGTCTTTGTGGGCAAAGACCCTCGTGACTCTGGAAGTAACAAATCCAGGAGATACATCCAG ATCGACCAGCCAGATCTGATGATCCCCATCGAGTGGAACAGCAAGACCCAGAAGTCTCGGGCCAATACTCAG AGCCTGCGGTTGTTCCTGGCCAGCTGTCAGAAGTACCTGTCCTTGCTCGGAGTGCCCACTGGCAGCAGCATGATGCACGTGTGGACCTTTGTGTCGCTGTCGTCGGAGCTGGCTgtggctgctgctcctctgggcCACCGTCTGTCTCAGGGTCAGCTTCACCAGCGTTTGAGAATCGGAGAGTTGCAG GTCCAGGCGCCGGCCATCGACTGGCTGGATTGCTTGAGGACGGTTTTCCATCCGCACCCCTTCACTGAAGAAGACCTCGTCCTGGTGCATAACCTGCCCTACATCGTCCAAATGTCCCAAACCATCGCCAAGTGGATGAAGAAACAAGACCTGCGCACCAG TGGACCCCTCAACACCTACATGATCCTGAACCTGCTCCACACCCTCATGCCTGCGCTGGACTCCAGGTTCTCCCTGACAGCCAGGAATGTATCCGCTTCATGGAGAGACTCTGACGGG GTAGTTCCTCGCTGGAAACGCTGTGTGCTGGAAACTGAAAAGGGATTTGATGCGGTTCTGAAGCATCTTCTCAGAGAACTGGCCACGCACCGAGAG GCTGGCGAGATGGTCCAGAACATGTTCTCCTCTCTCAAGACCGAACTACAAGAACTCAAGTGGAAAAATGAGACGGCTCAGCAGTATATAATGAAAAAG GTTCAGTCTCTTTCTGCCGGTCTGGAGATGAGCACAGAGATTCCCAGCCTGGGCGAGCTCGACCTGATGTTTGCAAGG GTGTCTGTGAGCAGATTGAACTTCTTCTCCAACTATGTCCGACTACTTTCTCTGTGGCAACAGAGACGCTGTCAACTGCTGATGGACCCGACTGACAGAGCGGACGC TGTTGAATTTTCCCGTCCTAGTTTGTCAGTGACTCCGACCCTTCAGGAAAACCGACTTGTCTTTCCCATGGGGATGTTTGtccctcctctcttccaccCCACTTATCCCAG GGCAGTGAACTACGGCGTGATGGGTTTCCTAGTCGCCAAAGATGtcctccatctgctgcttcCCCACA TCTGGTTCCAGAGCGACTCGGTCCGGAATGTGGGCGAGTGTGTGTGGGCTCACTACCTGAGTGTGACCGGAGGGTCAGGTGGTGTTGGAGCGCTGTCtcaggagcagcagcaagaaGTCTGGGTGCAGCAGACcgccctgcaggtggcgctaaAG GGTTATGATAAGAGCCTGAAGAGGAACCCGACCGACTCGTCCATATCTGGGCTTTCTCACTCCCGACTGCTCCTGACCTCCTTCTCACAG ACTCTCCTCTGTGTCCTTCCAGACTGCAGTGTCTGGACACGACCGACCAGCACCTACCATGCTGAACACACTACTGAAGTCATCTCAAATACCACCTCTTTCAAATGTCTTGGAGAATTAGTTTGTGCTGTTATAATGTATTAG
- the kel gene encoding kell blood group glycoprotein isoform X4, with product MSHTSKELELSVQPSSHCDAERGRQPPPLPPAQDPAEARLWFDLQQVPLAQQQSGSPPQSPKRQQLILLLVLGFCSCAAVLGLVYYISCGPSDLAAPCLSQACQWASTLINKSADPFTRPCDYFLFSCGSERPPPDSRARQRKKGVLGPAWSTDELDRSAVLLRYLRGVLESNYGNDSSAVQKTRWFYTSCLDTSSINAAGAEPFLALVEELGGWAVMGKWNQTDFNSTLLNVLMRDFSTFPFFNVFVGKDPRDSGSNKSRRYIQIDQPDLMIPIEWNSKTQKSRANTQSLRLFLASCQKYLSLLGVPTGSSMMHVWTFVSLSSELAVAAAPLGHRLSQGQLHQRLRIGELQVQAPAIDWLDCLRTVFHPHPFTEEDLVLVHNLPYIVQMSQTIAKWMKKQDLRTSGPLNTYMILNLLHTLMPALDSRFSLTARNVSASWRDSDGVVPRWKRCVLETEKGFDAVLKHLLRELATHREAGEMVQNMFSSLKTELQELKWKNETAQQYIMKKVQSLSAGLEMSTEIPSLGELDLMFARVSVSRLNFFSNYVRLLSLWQQRRCQLLMDPTDRADALSVTPTLQENRLVFPMGMFVPPLFHPTYPRAVNYGVMGFLVAKDVLHLLLPHIWFQSDSVRNVGECVWAHYLSVTGGSGGVGALSQEQQQEVWVQQTALQVALKGYDKSLKRNPTDSSISGLSHSRLLLTSFSQITCAADPSHPLMPLHSSFLVSSICADSPLCPSRLQCLDTTDQHLPC from the exons ATGAGCCACACTTCAAAAGAACTTGAG CTATCAGTTCAACCGTCGTCACATTGTGATGCTGAGCGGGGGCGCCAGCCACCTCCTCTCCCCCCGGCCCAGGACCCTGCTGAGGCCCGCCTCTGGTTCGACCTCCAGCAGGTCCCTCTGGCACAGCAGCAGTCCGGTTCGCCGCCTCAGAGTCCCAAGCGACAGCAGCTGATCCTGCTGCTGGTCCTGGGGTTCTGCTCATGTGCTGCCGTTCTGGGGCTTGTTTACTACATCAGTTGCGGCCCATCCGACCTCG CCGCCCCATGTCTCTCGCAGGCCTGCCAGTGGGCCTCCACTCTCATCAACAAGTCTGCAGACCCGTTCACCCGACCCTGCGACTACTTCCTGTTCTCGTGTGGTTCTGAAAGACCTCCACCCGACAGCCGGGCCAGGCAGAGAAAGAAGGGGGTCCTGGGCCCTGCATGGTCGACTGATGAGCTGGACCGGTCGGCAGTCCTGCTGCGATATCTCAGGGGGGTTTTAG AATCCAACTACGGAAATGACAGCTCAGCCGTACAGAAGACAAGATGGTTctacacttcctgtctggacaCTAGCTCTATCAACGCGGCCGGAGCAGAACCCTTCCTGGCACTGGTAGAAGAG CTTGGTGGGTGGGCCGTGATGGGCAAGTGGAACCAGACGGACTTCAACTCCACACTCCTGAACGTCCTGATGAGGGACTTCTCCACCTTTCCCTTCTTCAACGTCTTTGTGGGCAAAGACCCTCGTGACTCTGGAAGTAACAAATCCAGGAGATACATCCAG ATCGACCAGCCAGATCTGATGATCCCCATCGAGTGGAACAGCAAGACCCAGAAGTCTCGGGCCAATACTCAG AGCCTGCGGTTGTTCCTGGCCAGCTGTCAGAAGTACCTGTCCTTGCTCGGAGTGCCCACTGGCAGCAGCATGATGCACGTGTGGACCTTTGTGTCGCTGTCGTCGGAGCTGGCTgtggctgctgctcctctgggcCACCGTCTGTCTCAGGGTCAGCTTCACCAGCGTTTGAGAATCGGAGAGTTGCAG GTCCAGGCGCCGGCCATCGACTGGCTGGATTGCTTGAGGACGGTTTTCCATCCGCACCCCTTCACTGAAGAAGACCTCGTCCTGGTGCATAACCTGCCCTACATCGTCCAAATGTCCCAAACCATCGCCAAGTGGATGAAGAAACAAGACCTGCGCACCAG TGGACCCCTCAACACCTACATGATCCTGAACCTGCTCCACACCCTCATGCCTGCGCTGGACTCCAGGTTCTCCCTGACAGCCAGGAATGTATCCGCTTCATGGAGAGACTCTGACGGG GTAGTTCCTCGCTGGAAACGCTGTGTGCTGGAAACTGAAAAGGGATTTGATGCGGTTCTGAAGCATCTTCTCAGAGAACTGGCCACGCACCGAGAG GCTGGCGAGATGGTCCAGAACATGTTCTCCTCTCTCAAGACCGAACTACAAGAACTCAAGTGGAAAAATGAGACGGCTCAGCAGTATATAATGAAAAAG GTTCAGTCTCTTTCTGCCGGTCTGGAGATGAGCACAGAGATTCCCAGCCTGGGCGAGCTCGACCTGATGTTTGCAAGG GTGTCTGTGAGCAGATTGAACTTCTTCTCCAACTATGTCCGACTACTTTCTCTGTGGCAACAGAGACGCTGTCAACTGCTGATGGACCCGACTGACAGAGCGGACGC TTTGTCAGTGACTCCGACCCTTCAGGAAAACCGACTTGTCTTTCCCATGGGGATGTTTGtccctcctctcttccaccCCACTTATCCCAG GGCAGTGAACTACGGCGTGATGGGTTTCCTAGTCGCCAAAGATGtcctccatctgctgcttcCCCACA TCTGGTTCCAGAGCGACTCGGTCCGGAATGTGGGCGAGTGTGTGTGGGCTCACTACCTGAGTGTGACCGGAGGGTCAGGTGGTGTTGGAGCGCTGTCtcaggagcagcagcaagaaGTCTGGGTGCAGCAGACcgccctgcaggtggcgctaaAG GGTTATGATAAGAGCCTGAAGAGGAACCCGACCGACTCGTCCATATCTGGGCTTTCTCACTCCCGACTGCTCCTGACCTCCTTCTCACAG ATCACCTGTGCTGCCGATCCCTCCCACCCACTGATGCCGCTGCACTCATCCTTCCTGGTCTCCTCCATCTGTGCAGACTCTCCTCTGTGTCCTTCCAGACTGCAGTGTCTGGACACGACCGACCAGCACCTACCATGCTGA